The following coding sequences lie in one Candidatus Zixiibacteriota bacterium genomic window:
- a CDS encoding recombinase family protein codes for MKPGSEQSREQRVRLPAPTETIRCAIYTRKSTTEGLDSDFSTLDAQREACQAYILSQKTEGWIASETLYDDGGFTGGNTGRPALQALLLDIQSGQIDCVVVYKVDRLSRSLLDFVKLMEVFEQHEVSFVSVTQQFNTATSMGRLVLNVLLSFAQFEREIISERTSDKMCAARRKGKWVGGPPVLGYDLDRELKRLILDPNEAKIVRELFDLYLKKESMLKVAREANRRGWKTKSWVTRNGKIRNGRSFDKADLQRIFTNVTYTGHVRHRDEVFPGEHVGIIDPSVFQQVQTLIEKNRNAGGKAYRNPHAGLLKRLLRCGNCGAAMGHTYTQKKNKLYRYYLCTTKQKQGWQSCDTPFLPAQDIEDFVVEMIKRIGSDPELMEQAFAETIALRESQRAGLEHERREQCAEQQQAKTRIERLVAMIDSSDTSLSTVREHLNKAEQIFGQTEQGLAEIDEKLKQFESETVDRDRLFDALTRFGSLWEVLAQRERVKLMRQLVETVVFDPVTGDVLLTFEPQSIAQLSQDCESNKTEFESGPAT; via the coding sequence TTGAAACCTGGCTCCGAACAATCCCGGGAGCAGCGAGTTCGCCTCCCTGCTCCCACAGAGACTATTCGCTGTGCGATCTATACACGCAAGTCGACGACAGAGGGACTCGATTCTGATTTCAGCACACTCGACGCTCAGAGAGAGGCATGCCAAGCCTACATTCTGAGTCAGAAAACAGAAGGGTGGATTGCGTCAGAAACCTTGTACGACGATGGCGGCTTTACTGGAGGCAACACTGGGAGACCGGCGCTGCAGGCACTGTTGTTAGATATCCAGAGCGGTCAGATCGATTGTGTCGTGGTATACAAAGTCGATCGTCTCTCTCGATCTCTGCTGGACTTTGTGAAGTTGATGGAGGTCTTTGAACAGCATGAAGTCTCCTTTGTCTCAGTCACACAACAATTCAACACCGCCACCTCGATGGGACGACTGGTTCTCAATGTTCTTCTGTCGTTTGCACAGTTCGAGCGAGAGATCATTTCTGAGCGCACTTCAGACAAAATGTGTGCTGCGCGGCGGAAGGGAAAGTGGGTAGGTGGACCGCCAGTTCTGGGATATGACCTGGACCGTGAACTAAAGCGTCTCATCCTCGATCCGAACGAAGCGAAGATTGTTCGGGAGCTGTTTGACCTCTATCTAAAGAAGGAATCGATGCTAAAGGTAGCCAGGGAGGCTAATCGGCGGGGTTGGAAAACCAAGTCTTGGGTGACAAGAAACGGGAAGATCAGGAATGGTCGATCATTCGACAAGGCTGATCTACAACGAATATTCACTAACGTAACCTACACCGGGCATGTGCGCCACAGAGATGAAGTGTTTCCCGGCGAACATGTAGGCATCATAGATCCGTCCGTATTCCAACAGGTGCAGACTTTGATCGAGAAGAACAGGAACGCCGGAGGTAAGGCTTACCGGAATCCTCATGCAGGTCTGCTGAAACGGCTGCTCCGCTGCGGCAACTGCGGCGCCGCAATGGGTCACACTTATACTCAAAAGAAGAACAAGCTTTATCGGTATTACCTCTGCACAACTAAGCAGAAACAGGGCTGGCAATCATGTGACACTCCCTTCCTCCCAGCCCAGGATATTGAGGACTTTGTTGTAGAAATGATCAAGCGGATCGGCAGCGATCCTGAGCTGATGGAGCAGGCATTCGCTGAGACTATTGCGCTGAGAGAATCGCAACGAGCGGGACTTGAGCACGAGCGACGCGAGCAATGTGCGGAACAACAGCAAGCAAAGACCAGGATTGAACGACTGGTTGCGATGATCGATTCATCTGACACATCACTCTCCACGGTTCGAGAACATCTGAATAAGGCTGAACAAATCTTCGGCCAGACGGAGCAAGGGCTTGCCGAGATCGACGAAAAGCTGAAACAGTTCGAATCGGAGACTGTTGATAGAGATCGCCTGTTCGACGCTCTGACCCGATTTGGCTCGCTGTGGGAGGTGCTGGCGCAGCGCGAGCGAGTCAAGCTCATGCGCCAGCTTGTTGAGACGGTCGTATTCGATCCAGTGACTGGGGACGTCTTACTGACATTTGAGCCACAATCCATAGCTCAACTCAGCCAGGATTGTGAATCTAATAAAACAGAGTTCGAGTCCGGTCCAGCCACTTGA
- a CDS encoding DUF2924 domain-containing protein codes for MKDKSKTQKERPAWSKVSDLQKMGLDELRAEYERVIGKPTKSRNRKQLFAQISRKLQEAAKGSGSGNTVLTAKFQTKGKQPKENGGSKQQEKRQTRPIGSRDPRLPKTGTTITKKYKGKTINVRVLTKGFECQGREFPSLSAVAKHITGAIWNGFLFFGLIERQGKKS; via the coding sequence ATGAAAGACAAGAGCAAAACGCAGAAAGAACGCCCTGCCTGGAGCAAGGTCTCAGATCTGCAGAAGATGGGACTCGATGAGCTCAGAGCCGAGTATGAGCGGGTCATCGGCAAACCGACCAAGTCTCGAAACCGCAAACAGCTGTTTGCTCAGATTTCTCGGAAACTGCAGGAAGCAGCCAAGGGATCAGGATCGGGTAACACGGTCCTCACCGCCAAGTTTCAGACAAAGGGGAAGCAGCCGAAGGAGAATGGCGGGAGCAAACAACAGGAGAAGCGTCAGACCAGACCGATCGGCAGCAGAGATCCCCGACTGCCTAAGACAGGCACAACTATCACCAAGAAGTACAAGGGCAAAACCATCAATGTCCGAGTCCTCACGAAAGGCTTCGAATGCCAAGGTCGTGAATTTCCCTCTCTCTCAGCGGTAGCCAAACACATCACCGGAGCCATCTGGAATGGGTTTCTGTTCTTCGGCCTAATCGAGCGACAAGGCAAGAAGAGTTGA